The Triticum aestivum cultivar Chinese Spring chromosome 3A, IWGSC CS RefSeq v2.1, whole genome shotgun sequence genome includes a region encoding these proteins:
- the LOC123056712 gene encoding isoaspartyl peptidase/L-asparaginase-like, with product MSKHAALRGFQREAAHPLFGYTQLLIPATFLLLASQIDYTQYNYTDPICAPNDDDNSRTGTVGCVAVDASGGLASATSTGGLVNKMAGRIGDTPVIGAGTYANALCAVSTTGKGEDIIRHTVARDMVAVMEHRGLSLEEAAARVVAGVPRGSVGLVAVSAAGEVTMPYNTTWMFRACATEGGYSEVAIWPA from the exons ATGTCCAAGCACGCGGCGCTCAGGGGCTTCCAGAGGGAGGCAGCGC atcctctattcggctacACCCAGTTGTTGATTCCCGCAACCTTCCTGCTGCTTGCTTCTCAGATCGACTACACCCAGTACAACTACACCGACCCAATCTGCGCTCCCAACGACGACGACAACAGCCGGACCGGCACGGTGGGCTGCGTGGCCGTCGACGCCTCGGGCGGCCTGGCGTCGGCGACCTCCACGGGCGGGCTGGTGAACAAGATGGCCGGCAGGATCGGCGACACCCCGGTCATCGGCGCCGGCACCTACGCCAACGCCCTCTGCGCCGTGTCCACCACGGGCAAGGGTGAGGACATCATCAGGCACACCGTGGCGCGCGACATGGTGGCGGTGATGGAGCACCGGGGCCTCTCGCTGGAGGAGGCCGCCGCGCGCGTCGTGGCCGGCGTGCCCCGGGGCTCCGTGGGGCTCGTGGCCGTGTCGGCCGCCGGGGAGGTCACCATGCCCTACAACACCACGTGGATGTTCAGGGCGTGCGCCACCGAGGGCGGCTACTCCGAGGTTGCCATATGGCCTGCATGA
- the LOC123056714 gene encoding isoaspartyl peptidase/L-asparaginase-like produces MAPGLGQHVQARGAPGASRGRQRVGLIIHDQEDPLFGYTQLLIPATFLLLASQIDYTQYNYTDPICAPNDDDNSRTGTVGCVAVDASGGLASATSTGGLVNKMAGRIGDTLVIGAGTYANALCAVSTTGKGEDIIRHTVARDVVAVMEHRGLSLEEAAARVVAGVPRGSVGLVAVSAAGEVTMPYNTTGMFRACATEDGYSEVAIWPA; encoded by the exons ATGGCGCCTGGTTTGGGCCAGCATGTCCAAGCACGCGGCGCTCCTGGGGCTTCCAGAGGGAGGCAGCGCGTAGGTCTTATTATTCACGACCAGGAAG atcctctattcggctacACCCAGTTGTTGATTCCCGCAACCTTCCTGCTGCTTGCTTCTCAGATCGACTACACCCAGTACAACTACACCGACCCAATCTGCGCTCCCAACGACGACGACAACAGCCGGACCGGCACGGTGGGCTGCGTGGCCGTCGACGCCTCGGGCGGCCTGGCGTCGGCGACCTCCACGGGCGGGCTGGTGAACAAGATGGCCGGCAGGATCGGCGACACCCTGGTCATCGGCGCCGGCACCTACGCCAACGCCCTCTGCGCCGTGTCCACCACGGGCAAGGGCGAGGACATCATCAGGCACACCGTGGCGCGCGACGTGGTGGCGGTGATGGAGCACCGGGGCCTCTCGCTGGAGGAGGCCGCCGCGCGCGTCGTGGCCGGCGTGCCCCGGGGCTCCGTGGGGCTCGTGGCCGTGTCGGCCGCCGGGGAGGTCACCATGCCCTACAACACCACGGGGATGTTCAGGGCGTGCGCCACCGAGGACGGCTACTCCGAGGTTGCCATATGGCCTGCATGA